The Phocoena sinus isolate mPhoSin1 chromosome 8, mPhoSin1.pri, whole genome shotgun sequence nucleotide sequence ATGGCTTGGCTGGGTAATGCATCTCGCGTCTAGCAAGGGATGTGCCCTGTTGGGAATGAGTGAATCCGATCAGGGATGCTACTGACACGAGAAAAATCTTGGTGGAAGCAGGAAGTCTCCCGTCTCCACTagggcaggggtgcagggggTACTGTGAGACGTGGATCTTACTGGAATCACGCGGACGCCGGGGTGGGCGGCTTCTTCCCTGGCCCAGGTGCCCAGGGGCCCGACGGCAGGACTCCTGTGCGGGGTCAGCACGGAGGACAGGAAGTAGAGGTTGTAGACGTGCGGCTGCTGGGCGGCGGGAAGAACGGTGTCTTCCAGGGGATTGAGCTTGGGAAGACTCGGGAACTCCCCGCGCGTTTCCTCATCTCCGTTCTCATCCACCAGCAGCTCCACTTTGACTTTGCCCTTGCAGTCCCCGTCGAGCGGGGCGTTGAAGGCGTGCAGCAGGGGCTCTTTGGGGTCCGCGGAGCCCAGGTACGCGTCTTTGAAGACGTGGAACTCGTCTGCCTCGTGCTTCACCGCCACCGGGGTTTTCAGGGGAAGGTTTTCAGGAACAAACAGACTCTCGGCGCTGAAAAGGTCTGTCACCATCTCGTCCTCGGGGCTGCACATGCCGCCCAACAGAGGGGCCTCTTCCATGTCCACTGGCGGCACCCGGGCCCGGGCATCGCCCCGCACCCGGCGCGAGGGGGATCCGGCGGGAACCGCACACCTGCAACGACGCGGCCCAGTCAGGCGGcggcccccacccgccccggccgCCGACCCAGGGGGCCCGCCGCTCCCGGGGATCTGACCCGGGGGGGCCCGCCGCTCCCGAGAGGCCGGCCTAGGGGGCCAGCCCCCCCCCGCACCGGCGAGGCCGACCGGAGAAGGGGCCCTGCTGGCCCGACCGGCCGACTGGGGCTGAAAGGGGCGGGGGTCCGTCATTCCCGAGGGGCAGACCTGGAGGTCCCGCAGCCCCTGACGGGGACGACTGGAGAGGGGGTCCCGCCGCCCCCTCGAGGCTGACTAGGGGGCCCACcgtccccctcccctctgcagaCCCGAGGCCGGGCCGGGGACCGCGGGGAAACCCGACGGCGGCCGGGGTCTCAGGCACAGGAGGGGCGCCGAGTCAGGACTCCTCAGACGGCGCACCTGTGGCCCCGGCAGCTGGCAGAGCGCCGagcgcgggggcggggccgagcAACTGGCCGTTGGGGAGGAGGCGGGGCCACGGactggggcagggccaggggctcGCGGAAGCGGGGCTCGCGGAGGTGGGCGGGGCCAGGGAGAGGCGGAGGCGGGGCACCGAGGCGGGGTCAGAGGGTGGGAGAGGTTGGGGGTGTTGCGAAGGCGGGGTGCAGAAGTTAGTGGGGGCATGGGCGGGTCCCGGAAGTGCGAGGGGATAAGCAGGAATGGGGCGGGGGAGGCGGCCCCCGTGACAGTGCTGGAGGGTGGTGGGCGGGGCGAGCTGGGCGGAGTCGGGGCCGGAGGCCAGGGACCGGCCAGTTGAGGGGAGGTGGACGGGGAAGGACACTCCCGGGACCAGCAGCTCCAGGCTCAGGTGGGGAACCAGAAGCCCCCCAGGCCAGTCTGAGGTAGCGCTGGCTGGGACTCCCTGGCTTGACCTCAGACCTTAATCTTGACCGTGTAGTTTTTCTGCCCTTCAGCTCCTCAGGACAGAGCCCGCCCAGCCACGGAGCACCGCGGGTGGGTGGACGGCCAGGGATCGGCACATGCAAGTTCCCAACCTAGCGTGCACTTCAGGTCCTTGGTGCTGGAGTTTGGGAGGAAGACTAGGCGTCTCTTGTCAATGTAAGCAACCCAAGgactccgggctttcactgccaaggcccagggttcaatccctgggtttagtccctggttggggaactaagatccttcaagaccctcggcgcggccaaaaaaaacaaaaaaaattaagacattcgCTTTCTAATCTCACTGAAAAAATACGTTCCTAAATCAAACAGTAGTAACCAAGGCACACCAGCACTATGCACTATTTGTCTGTACACTTCAGCGTTCAAGAAATCGCAAGAAAATTTTGCACAGTCGACAATCCGGAAATTTAAGGCACAGCTTTAAGTTGCTGGGActttcttatctgaaaaattaTAACGGGACATTAAAAGTTGACATTAAAAGAACATAATGTAATTAAATTCTCACTGTTGGAATTTTCCTACCATGTGAATGACTTAAAATATATTCCCAGCCACTAGTTCATTGCAAACATACTTGCCTTGAAATACTGTCCAGTTCTTGGAGAATTCATTTCCTGTGTGCCTATGATCTATAGGGCAGGACTCCATAGAAAGCTTTAGTTGCTTCTTCAGATTAAAATTAGGACAgattttttctttagttataCAGAATGTCCttaatttaggattttttttatagtaggtccttgttggttatgttttaaatatagcagtgtgtacctgtcaatcccaaactcccaatctatccctcccccacacccttccccccagtaaccataaattccttctctaagtctgtgagtctgtttctgttttgtaaataagttcatttgtatcattttaattttttttagattccacatataagcgatttcatatgatatttgtctttctctgacttacttcacttagtatgataatctccaggtccatccatgttgctgcaaatggcattatttcattctgtttaatggctgtgtaatattccattgtatatatgtaccacatcttctttatccattcatctgccaatggacatttaggatttttaaactttataatggTTGGAAAgtgatatgcattcagtagaaaccaccggacacgcaggctcagcagccatggctcacgggcccagccgctccatgccatgtgggctcttcccggaccggggcacgaacccgtgtcccctgcatcggcaggcggactctcaaccactgtaccaccagggaagacccaaacttcaaattttgaattttgctcTTTTCCCAAGCTAGGGATATG carries:
- the TESMIN gene encoding tesmin isoform X3, whose protein sequence is MTDPRPFQPQSAGRASRAPSPVGLAGAGGGWPPRPASRERRAPPGQIPGSGGPPGSAAGAGGGRRLTGPRRCRCAVPAGSPSRRVRGDARARVPPVDMEEAPLLGGMCSPEDEMVTDLFSAESLFVPENLPLKTPVAVKHEADEFHVFKDAYLGSADPKEPLLHAFNAPLDGDCKGKVKVELLVDENGDEETRGEFPSLPKLNPLEDTVLPAAQQPHVYNLYFLSSVLTPHRSPAVGPLGTWAREEAAHPGVRVIPVEIKEAGGTITSNNLEEATFQNLPAQESCCKFPTAQEAEDASGCSHKKDSNPMLDNGALPSVVNGSAFPLGSTLPGPPKITSTRYCDCFASGDFCNNCNCNNCCNNLHHEMERFEAIKVTEGGGNISVHNKIVIALPRF